From the genome of Sinanaerobacter sp. ZZT-01:
CAAAGCAGGGCAAAGAAAAGCCCCCATATCATCATCCAGATGCCGCCTGTTACACCGAGGGCAAAGCCGCTGGCCGCCATGAGCTTTACATCACCGCCGCCAATCTTTTCCGTTTTCAATGCGGCAATCAGAAACGGCAGGGGAACAAGCAGAAACCCCAAAAGGGCAGGCAAGGGCTGAAAGTGAATCAGCCCTGCCATTGCAATCAGTAAATGTAGACAATCGGGGATTTCATAGGTCATTAGGTCAAACACCCCCGCCACCATGAGGACCTGGCATAGCAGGATACAGCGCAGCGCCGTTGGGGTAAATCCATATACACAGAGAAACACCGCCGTCACAGTCATGCTGAGAACGGCGGTGTTGGGTGTAGAAGGTTTTAATATTCTGCTGATAGCCATATCGCACAGACTGCCCACAAACAGAGCAAGGAGCAAACAGGCAAAAAAGGCACTCCAGCCATCAGCGTTCCAGCTCATCGGCCTGCTCCTGCATTTCTTGCTCATGTTTTAAGAACTCCATGCGTGCATTGGCCATTCCTAAAACTACTCGGTCGAGAGTTTCCTTATCGGTTGCTTTATCCCCAAAGCAGACCAAACAGTGGTAG
Proteins encoded in this window:
- a CDS encoding A24 family peptidase encodes the protein MSWNADGWSAFFACLLLALFVGSLCDMAISRILKPSTPNTAVLSMTVTAVFLCVYGFTPTALRCILLCQVLMVAGVFDLMTYEIPDCLHLLIAMAGLIHFQPLPALLGFLLVPLPFLIAALKTEKIGGGDVKLMAASGFALGVTGGIWMMIWGLFFALLWNRAFCREQKSLPLAPFLAFGAFLTLFPT